The sequence TGCCGGGCATGACCCTCGAGCATCTGTTGATAAACGAATCGTCACGCCTCAATCGCACCGCTCAGCAGGCACTGGTCTCGACGCTACACTCGGTGTGGACCACCACCCGTCGCGACAAGCCGGTCACTGCAGGGCACATGCGTCAGTTGCTCAAGCGGCTGAGTGATGTCTATCAGATCCATCCGGAATTTCGCCACTGCGGCGCCTCGCTGTGTGGGCGCGAGATGCCCTCGCTTGAAGCATTGATCGATCAGGCCGCAGAGCTGGAACGTTCGCTCGAGGCCCCCTTCGCCGTCTATATCCACGGCGACTTCAATGTTGACAACATCCTCTTCGATCCGGCGAAGCAGAGCATCCGCTTCATCGATCTTCACCGCTCGGCCTATCAGGACTATGTGCAGGATGTCTCCGTGCACATGGTGTCCCATTATCGTCTGCAATTGACGGATGCGGCGCTGCGGGCCCGTATTCTGGCGCTGGCACTGAGTTTCGGTCAGCAGATGCGTCGCTTTGCCCACGAGCAGAGCGATACCACCTTTGAATGGCGTCTGGCACTTGGTCTGGCGCGCTCCTTTGCCACCTCGACACGTTTCATTCTCGATGCCGGGTTGGCAGGGCGCATGTTCAACCGCGCACGCTTTATACTCGAGCATGTGCTAGGCGCCGACCCTGAACGGCCGGCCGGTTACCGTATTCCTCTGGAGGAGTTGTTCGTTGACTGATTTCAAGATTGGCGTCGTGGGTATTCCCGGCAAGTGGTCGACCGAAGTGCTGGCGGATGCCATCGAAGCACGGACGGGCTTTCGTCTCGTGATCGACATGGCGGCCGTCTCGCTGGATCTGACCCGCAACTGCCTCGAATTCCGTGATTCTGCCGGGGTGTGTCATGACCTGACCGAGCTGGATGCCCTGATCGTCAAGAAGATCAGCGCGGAATATTCCCCGGGTAGCCTGGACCGCCTGGAGCTGCTGCGTGTCGCCGAAGCCGCGGGCGTGCGTGTCTTCAGCAGCGCGGAGAGCATGATTCGCCTGATCGACCGCCTGAGCTGCACCGTCACACTGGCCAATGCCGACATCCCGATGCCGGCCACGCTGGTCACCGAAGACGTGGCGGCGGCCTGCGAGGCCGTCAAGCGCTTCAAGGCCGCCGTCTTCAAGCCGCTTTTCTCCACCAAGGCGCGGGGCATGTGCATCATCGAGGACACCGGCGATGATGCCGCACTGGAAACTGCCGTGCGTGAGTTCGCCGCCGAGCACCCGATGATGTATCTGCAGCAGCGCCTCGATCTGCCGGGGCAGGATTACGGCATGGTCTTCGTTGGAGGGCGTTATCTGTGCAGCTACGCCCGGGTCAGTGGGGGCGATGCCTGGAAT comes from bacterium Scap17 and encodes:
- a CDS encoding GAK system ATP-grasp enzyme, producing the protein MTDFKIGVVGIPGKWSTEVLADAIEARTGFRLVIDMAAVSLDLTRNCLEFRDSAGVCHDLTELDALIVKKISAEYSPGSLDRLELLRVAEAAGVRVFSSAESMIRLIDRLSCTVTLANADIPMPATLVTEDVAAACEAVKRFKAAVFKPLFSTKARGMCIIEDTGDDAALETAVREFAAEHPMMYLQQRLDLPGQDYGMVFVGGRYLCSYARVSGGDAWNTTIHAGGKYAPFEPSEELIALAQRAQAPFMLDFTTVDVALTDDGPIIFEVSAFGGFRGALEGAGVDAATAYLDHVMECLA